One Oncorhynchus clarkii lewisi isolate Uvic-CL-2024 chromosome 31, UVic_Ocla_1.0, whole genome shotgun sequence DNA segment encodes these proteins:
- the LOC139390532 gene encoding acidic fibroblast growth factor intracellular-binding protein B-like, translated as MSVELDVFVGNTTIMDEEVYQFWLDGYTVNDAVKVRMEGGVLEECEASAEVLRSDTMDQYRTFQMCERLLHSPAKLANQLLFQIPPHRQAMLIERYYTFDGVFVREVLGKKLSKGTKKDLDDVSAKTGVTLKSCRRQFDNFKRVFKVVEELKGPLVENIRQHFLLSDKLARDYAAIVFFANNRFETGKKKLHYLTFQDFAFCAGQLISNWTVGALDNMVEDMDVDLEKEFLQDLKELKILITDKDLLDQHKSLVCTALRGKTKAFNEMEANFKNLSRGLVNIAAKLTNTKDVRDFFIDLVEKFIEPCRSDKWTAGDMRLYLTHYTNSAHILDTFKHQVVWDRYMGVIKSCILKMYHD; from the exons ATGTCAGTGGAACTCGATGTGTTTGTGGGTAACACCACCATTATGGATGAGGAAGTCTATCAGTTCTGGCTGGATGGTTACACAG TGAATGATGCAGTGAAGGTTCGTATGGAGGGAGGGGTATTGGAGGAGTGTGAGGCCAGTGCTGAGGTTTTGCGCAGTGACACCATGGACCAGTACAGAACCTTCCAGATGTGTGAGCGCCTCCTGCACAGCCCCGCCAAACTGGCCAATCAGCTGCTGTTCCAGATCCCACCTCATCGCCAAGCCATGCTCATAGAGAG GTACTATACGTTCGATGGCGTGTTTGTACGAGAGGTTCTTGGGAAGAAACTCTCAAAGGGGACCAAGAAGGACCTGGATGATGTCAGTGCAAAGACTGGTGTCACACTGAAGAGCTGCAGGCGGCAG TTTGATAACTTCAAGCGTGTATTCAAAGTTGTGGAGGAACTGAAAGGACCCCTGGTGGAAAACATTCGTCAGCACTTCCTTCTCTCTGACAAGCTGGCCAG GGATTACGCTGCCATTGTTTTCTTTGCCAACAATCGCTTTGAGACGGGGAAGAAGAAGCTGCATTATCTTACATTCCAGGACTTTGCCTTCTGTGCAGGGCAGCTCATCAGCAACTGGACCGTGGGAGCATTGG ATAACATGGTGGAAGACATGGACGTGGATCTTGAGAAGGAGTTCTTACAAGATCTAAAGGAACTGAAGATTTTAATTACTGACAAGGATCTGCTGGACCAGCACAAGAG TTTGGTGTGCACGGCTCTCCGGGGGAAGACCAAAGCATTTAATGAGATGGAAGCCAACTTCAAG AATCTCTCCAGAGGCCTTGTCAACATCGCTGCCAAATTAACCAACACGAAAGACGTCAGAGACTTCTTTATTGATCTGGTGGAAAAG tttattgaGCCGTGCCGGTCAGACAAATGGACAGCAGGAGACATGAGGCTCTACCTCACTCACTACACTAACTCTGCACACATTCTTGACACATTCAA